One Deltaproteobacteria bacterium DNA window includes the following coding sequences:
- a CDS encoding PilZ domain-containing protein yields MPNRRLSFRYEIAAAAEIRLDAEEVPAQAKNLSRGGVGLTMGRRLPEGAPLGLSLFLVEDGVEDEISSPLELVGEVIWQSAHADGEHEAGIRFAALDTAQCERLERFLSRLGS; encoded by the coding sequence ATGCCGAACCGGCGCCTGAGTTTCCGGTACGAGATCGCTGCCGCCGCGGAGATCCGACTCGATGCGGAGGAGGTGCCTGCCCAGGCGAAGAACCTGAGCCGTGGGGGCGTTGGGCTCACGATGGGCCGGCGGCTCCCCGAGGGTGCCCCGCTCGGACTGTCTCTCTTCCTCGTCGAGGATGGAGTGGAGGACGAGATCTCCTCGCCGCTCGAACTGGTGGGAGAGGTGATCTGGCAATCCGCTCATGCCGACGGGGAACACGAGGCGGGGATACGGTTCGCGGCGCTGGATACGGCCCAGTGCGAGCGCCTGGAGCGGTTCCTGTCCAGGCTGGGTTCCTGA
- the gap gene encoding type I glyceraldehyde-3-phosphate dehydrogenase: MGVRVAINGFGRIGRCVTRIWANDTTGAELVAVNDLTDAATLAHLLKYDSIHRQFPGTSVAKDGAIVVNGKSVQCFAESDPKKLPWKDLKVDVVLECTGRFTKRDECAMHLEAGARKVILSAPAKGAVDATLCLGINTATYDPEKHHVISNASCTTNCLAPVAKVIHENFGIESGLMTTVHSYTNDQRILDAPHKDLRRARAAATSMIPTSTGAAKAIGLVLPALVGKLDGIAIRVPTPNVSLVDLTVNLAKPATRDAINGALRAAAEKEFRGIMLAVDEPLVSIDFLSQTHSSCVDLPSTMVQGDKFAKVFAWYDNEMGYSARLWDMCKLVAQRL, translated from the coding sequence ATGGGAGTTCGCGTCGCTATTAATGGGTTCGGGCGAATCGGCCGGTGCGTGACCCGCATCTGGGCCAATGACACCACGGGCGCCGAGCTCGTCGCGGTCAATGACCTCACCGACGCCGCCACACTGGCGCACCTGCTGAAGTACGACTCCATCCATCGGCAATTCCCTGGCACCTCCGTGGCCAAGGACGGCGCCATCGTAGTCAACGGTAAGTCCGTTCAGTGTTTCGCGGAATCCGATCCGAAGAAGCTCCCGTGGAAGGATCTGAAAGTGGACGTCGTGCTCGAGTGCACCGGTCGTTTCACCAAGCGCGACGAGTGCGCGATGCACCTCGAGGCCGGCGCCCGGAAGGTCATCCTGAGCGCCCCCGCCAAGGGCGCCGTCGACGCCACGCTGTGCCTTGGGATCAATACCGCGACGTACGACCCGGAGAAGCATCACGTCATCAGCAACGCCTCCTGCACCACGAACTGCCTGGCCCCCGTGGCCAAGGTCATCCATGAGAACTTCGGTATCGAGTCCGGCCTCATGACCACGGTGCATTCGTACACCAACGACCAGCGCATCCTGGATGCACCGCACAAGGACCTCCGCCGGGCGCGTGCGGCGGCCACCTCCATGATCCCCACCAGCACCGGTGCAGCCAAGGCCATCGGGCTCGTCCTCCCGGCGCTCGTGGGCAAGCTGGACGGGATCGCTATCCGCGTTCCAACCCCCAACGTCTCGCTGGTGGACCTGACCGTCAACCTGGCGAAGCCGGCCACTCGCGACGCGATCAACGGCGCGCTGCGCGCCGCGGCGGAGAAGGAGTTCCGCGGGATCATGCTGGCGGTAGATGAGCCGCTGGTCTCGATCGACTTCCTCAGCCAGACCCATTCGTCGTGCGTCGATCTGCCCTCGACCATGGTCCAGGGCGACAAGTTCGCGAAGGTGTTCGCCTGGTACGACAACGAGATGGGCTATTCGGCCCGCCTCTGGGACATGTGCAAGCTCGTCGCGCAGAGGCTGTAG
- a CDS encoding PilZ domain-containing protein — protein sequence MTRPPDQRRERRFAVELRTHIRNSTPPLEVVTRDVSRGGICMICPAPIVAGTPLELALCLALGRSSFSEELVVEGRAIWCTPLGPRTFQVGAAFAPLSPATESHLDMFLRFLQQEVAPDSQARQEAASPFDVDGEDDL from the coding sequence ATGACCCGCCCTCCTGACCAGCGGCGCGAACGTCGTTTCGCGGTCGAGCTCCGGACCCACATCCGCAACAGCACGCCACCCCTCGAGGTCGTGACGCGCGATGTGAGTCGGGGCGGCATCTGCATGATCTGCCCCGCGCCGATCGTCGCCGGAACTCCGCTCGAGCTCGCGCTCTGCCTCGCGCTCGGACGGTCCTCCTTCTCCGAAGAGCTCGTCGTCGAAGGCCGGGCGATATGGTGCACGCCGCTCGGACCGCGCACCTTCCAGGTCGGCGCCGCCTTCGCACCGCTGTCGCCCGCGACAGAGAGCCACCTGGACATGTTTCTGCGGTTCCTGCAGCAAGAGGTAGCCCCCGACTCTCAGGCCCGGCAGGAAGCGGCCAGCCCGTTCGACGTGGACGGCGAAGACGACCTATGA